In Saccharomyces paradoxus chromosome IV, complete sequence, the DNA window ATATGAACTAGGGACTTTAATTATTGGTTTTTTGGTTACTGCTAGTTCAAGAGTCTACGAGAGTATTTCGTGCTTGAAACTGTTTTTGATATAAAATGGGAGCCAAGACGTCAAAACTTTCCAAAGATGACCTGACATGTTTGAAACAATCCACGTATTTTGATAGAAGAGAAATCCAGCAATGGCACAAAGGGTTCTTGAGGGATTGTCCTAGTGGTCAACTAGCCAGGGAAGATTTTGTTAAGATATATAAACAATTTTTCCCATTTGGTTCTCCTGAGGATTTTGCTAATCACCTTTTCACAGTTTTTGATAAGGACAACAATGGATTCATACATTTTGAAGAGTTTATTACAGTTTTAAGTACGACATCCAGGGGAACTATGGAAGAAAAGCTGAGTTGGGCTTTCGAGCTGTATGATTTGAACCATGACGGATATATTACCTTCGATGAAATGCTAACTATTGTGGCGAGTGTTTATAAAATGATGGGATCTATGGTTACACtgaatgatgatgaagcCACGCCTGAGTTAAGGGTAAAGAAGATCTTCAAGTTGATGGATAAGAATGAAGATGGTTACATTACGCTCGACGAATTCCGAGAAGGTTCTAAAGTTGATCCATCTATTATTGGTGCCTTAAACCTGTACGACGGGTTAATATGAAAGCCTTATTTCGCTTCTAATGGGTCGAATATTATAACAGTAGAAGTAATTTTATGATAATTTacgtaaaaaaagagaatttaataatactaataataatgataatagtAATACTAATAACATTAACGATTATCGGggaacgaaaaaaaaattaatgaaaaaaatgtgaatGATTGTTGGTAAGTAAGGGATAAGGTCTATTCATACGTCTCATCCaagaaggagaaaataTCAGAATCTTGAGttttaaataaattaaCTATTGAAATTCCAATTGAATATGGAATCTCTTGAGTATCTCTAGAATGTGTTATCGGTTTCATTTCATTGGATGGTATTAAAAACCTTTTTAAAGATCTGTTATTTACATCACGCACGATCACCCATCTTACTTTAAAGGCTTTGCCATATTTCTGTTCGTCTTCCCAAATACTGGTGTCCAAATCCATTTTCAAATCGGACACCATTTCTGCAACGCCGCAGAATCTTCCTGAAGTGttgatagaaaaaaatagaaacaCTTTGGCTCCCGAATTGAGCGTTTTATACGCTTCAGATAGCCTTTTGTTACCGAAGTGAGTGGACGACCAGATTCCGTTGTAGAATGATCTTTTGACATGTTTCAAAGAGGAGGACTTTATTACAAAAAACCTTGAGTTTTCTGGAATGTTTAACCAAGGAGGAATAATTGCAgaacttttccttttatgGAACTCGTTGAAAGCTTGATCTTTGGTTAACTGTTGAAAAGACCTTGGTTTGGATACATATTCTTTATAATAGTTATTATTGCCGTTTTCAGATTGGTAATAAGCTCTAGAGGAAGGAAGGTGCCGATTCAGGTTCGAGTTTGCCAATGGAACATTATTGATTTGGTGCGTGTAGTTTTTATCGACAATCTCTCCcttattttccttcttaTTGGTATCATTTGGCCCTGTGATGCTTTCCTTTGGCTTTGGGTTTGTCTGTACTTCTATGTGAGTTCTCTCCAAAGAATGAATCAACCCATCTAGTTCTCTTAAAGAGTCTTCAATTGTTCTGTCATTTctcttattttctttccattcAGAATtaagataaaaatttgaggGACCCGTAGACCAAATTTGATTCATTTCTCAAGCACAAAGCAATACTTACGTCACACCAGCCGtgaataaaaatgtttcCTTTCCTAATCAATCAGTAATGGAATGCACAGTCTAGAAACTCTTCTTTAGGGTTTATAACGagaaatcaaatttttgaggAAAGGATTGTggctatatatatatacaaatatataaatatatatatacatatatcaCAAAAGGCTAGCAAAAGGATTAGCCGCCAATATACATCGTGTGAGGTGATCTTAACTGGAGAAACGGGTAGCGACTTCATGTCTATTTTTGGTTGCTAAGGCCAACGCTATTAATTCTCTTGTAACCAAAGTGCAATGGTAACAACAGTTTCTTAGATTCTTCCATGGATACGGAAGCATTGGCCAATTATTTGCTACGGCAGCTAAGCTTAGATGTGGAGGAGAATAAGCTAGAAAATCTCCTTCAGCGGCAAAATGGGGATGAAGAGCTCAGTCAAGAATATAACAAGAAACTATTATTAGCATGTGGATTTCAGGCCATTTTGAGGAAAATCCTGGTAGATGCTAGGGCAAGGGCAGCCGCAGAAGGCCTGAGGGAAGTGTATCCTTATCATGTCGAGGCTGCGACGCAGGCCTTTTTGGACAGTCAATGAAAGGATATCTCTAAGCCTCCTTatcatatattcttttgttcGTAATAGCAAGCAACTGCGTTTTTATAGACaggaaaaatcaaaatacCTCTGatcttttattatatacatGTTATGTAACAAGGCGCCACTTAGCACctaaaaaatatgattaGCGTTCCGTAAGCTGAAGACCATTTTCAACGCATCGAGTGGTGCGTCTTTATTCATAACAAATAGTCCTTGCAACTGGGCGGTGCTTACAGTAATATCCAATTCTTTAACGCTCTTTACAAATTTCTTGCATATGTCAGTTTCGCCTGGGTAAAACTTCAtaaacattttttccacttGATATGGAGTTGCATTACCAACAAAGACTTTGTAGTCAATACGACCTGGCCTCATTATGGCCGCGTCTAGTTTTTCAGGATGATTAGTAGTCATAAAAGTAATCGTTTCTTCAGAAGATGTGACGCCATCCAAGGCATTCAGTAAACCACTAAATGTTACGCTAGAATGAAAGCCTTGTTCACCGCTTTGACTTCTTTTGTTAAATGCCGCATCAATATCTTCCAATAACAGTATGCTTCTTTCTGGCATGTTATTCATTAAATGGTTTAGTCTATCATCCGTTAAATTATTTTCGGAAAGGTTTAAAATACAAATGTTGTAGTCTAGTTCGCCGGCTAAAGCCTGGATAAAACTCGTCTTACCAGATCCGGGAGGACCATACAGCAAATAACCTCTACGATATGGGATGCCCCTGTCAGAATACCatttgccatttttcataaaatcATAAACGTCATCAAGAATGCCCTCTTTGATGCCACTGTCCAGAATGACGGAAGGTAGCATCCTTTTGGCTTTTGGTTGACCAAACTTTCTCCATTCAGGGCCGAAAGAAGTGTAAATAACAGTCTTGCCTTCAGTAGTCTTCAAAGCTATGTCTTTAGCCTCGTttaaaatatcatcaaatAAACGCTTGTCACGGTACAGAGTAGTTAGTGTTACGGTCTCAAATGGCGACCCGTTGGCGATATCTATCATTTTTGCGGacctttctcttttgatcAGGATGAAAGCACCCTTATAACGAATCCAATGATTACCTGGACCTGGAACCAGTGAAAACTTTGTACTGACTGATCCATTGTCATGTTGTATGTAATTAGTTCTTACGGATAAGTGTCTAGAGACCCTTTGAGGGTGTTTAGCCATCCATGTCAAAAACCAGGCATATGATTTGTCCTTGGATTGAATTTCTAAATCGACAATCATCTGTCGGTATAACACCCTACTGGCCTTTATTATACCGGATCTAGCTACAGCTAAACCTGTGCCAAGAATCATAAGCCCACCGCCGGCAGCGAAATAGGGATTGCTTGCCATAGCATCTCCTACcagttttgaaagtttACTCCGGACTGTGTCATTATCAATTTTACTTATTGGCGGAGTAATCACACCGCTTAGATCTGGAGTAGCCTGTTTATCATATTGTATGTCAATCGGCTTATCCGACATTGTTAATTGAGGATACACTCCATCTTTTTTCCGAATCGTAACTTGGCACGTCTATAGCGTTGCATATACAGGAAAGGTAAAAATCTTTGCTTATACTATTTACATCGATTTTTCTGCACTCTAAGGGTAACTCAGCCGAGGTATAATCCGAAGAGCAGTAAGTTACAGTTCGAAAGCAACATGAAAGAAAACACAAGGCTTTTTGCTTTGTCATAGTCTTTAGCTACTACTCCCGTTAATTCATTTAGCaaaattttccttctttcttttgccttctttctttttccttcttatCTTATTACTTTGTTAAGATGTACTTTGTTCAGATAAGACACCTTTCTTCGCAAATAAATCGCAAGACAGTGTCCATTGTTGGGTCGGGGCCTTCCGGCTTTTACACGGCATATCATTTACTTAAGAAGTCGCCAGTTCCATTGAATGTTACTCTATGGGAAAAGTTGCCTGTTCCTTTTGGTTTAAGTAGATATGGTGTGGCACCTGATCACCCAGAAGTCAAAAATTGTGAAGGAACGTTCACTACATGTGCAGAAGAGTTTTCTTCCCCTACGGATCAAAAGCataaattttcctttgttggCGGCGTAAccattggaaaagaaatactgTTAAAGACTTTGCTGGATAATCAAGATGCTGTTATTTTAAGTTATGGTTGTACAGGTGACAGAAAGCTGAATATCCCTGGCGAATTAAGAACGAAGGGGGTATTTAGTAGTAGAGAATTTGTCAATTGGTACAATGGCCATCCTGATTTCGCAAAGGATAAGCGATTTACTGATTTTGATTGGAGCAAGGTTTCGAAAGTTGGTATTATAGGAAATGGTAACGTCGCTCTTGATATAACGCGTGTACTAATTTCTAATCGAATTGATGAGATATGGAAGAATACGGACATCTCATCTCTTGCActaaattttttaagaAGGGCACCTGTAAAAGACGTTAAGCTAATTGCACGAAGGGATTTTGTTCATTCTAAATTCACCAACAAAGAATTAAGAGAACTATGGGAGTTAGAAAAGTATGGTATACGGGGTCGCATAGAttctaaatttttccagAAAGAAATGTTCGATTTGTCTAAGTACGACCGTGCATTCAATAGGCGAGTAGAGATGTGTAGTGAATATCTCAAGCCATTTGATGAGCGctcgaagaaaaactacaaaaaGGCACCTCCTCCAAGCAGCGGATATAACAAGTTCTGGGAATTGGATTATCTAAAGACTCCCCTGGAGATTAATAGAGATGATTTTGGTTCAATCAAATCGTTGAGTTTGTGTAACAACCAAATACATGAAGATAACACTTTACAACCTTTGAAGGATACGAATAATATCATGACATATCAGATAGACCTGTTGGTTACATCATTGGGATATGCAGGAGTTCCCATGCCTGAATTCTCTAATTTATCCATCGGATTTGATAAAGACCATATAGCTAATAAACATGGTCGTGTTTTAACTACTAGTGGTGAAACATTCCCACATTTGTATGCATCTGGTTGGATCCGTAAGGGTAGCCAGGGTGTAATTGCCTCGACAATGCAAGATGCTTTTGAAGTGGGGGACAGAGTAATACAAGACTTGGCGGTTAGCGGAGCGCTGTCCTCAGAGAAGTCCATCGATCTCTCCAACGTCAAGCATACCACATGGGAGGACTGGGAAAGAATCAACAAGAAGGAGTTGCTTCGGGGCCAAAAGGAGCATAAAGCTCGATCAAAGTTTTTGACTTTTAAAGGATTGTGGAGCGGCGTAGAAGGCATATAGAATAGATTTTGTTAATAGATTTCTAACACTTCATGTAAATGTAAATTGTAAAACAGTTGATCTTATGACGGTAAGAACCAATCACATCGAAGGATTTCTTCCTTGTAGTGAGTATCCCGCGCGTGGTCCTCGGGGAGATAGAACGAGAAACTTCAACTGCGTGATAGCGAGAGAATAAGTAGTTCGCTCCCTCATTTTTGATTATAAAGAAAGGATTCATCTTCTAAGGCAAGAAAAGACGTTGTTGAGATTGCATCCAGAAACTTTCATTTAAAGACTTTCCTGAAAGGAGTGGAcgccaaaagaaataatgatttttaAACGTGCAGTATCTACATTGATTCCTCCAAAAGTGGTGTCTTCCAAGAACATAGGTTCAGCACCAAATGCTAAGCGCATTGCCAATGTTGTTCACTTTTACAAGTCTTTACCTCAAGGGCCAGCACCAGCCGTTAAGGCTAACACCAGATTGGGTAGATACAAGACCAAGTATTTTGATGGGGATAACGCCAGCGGTAAGCCGTTGTGGCACTTTGCTCTAGGTATTATTGCCTTCGGTTATTCCATGGAGTATTACTTTCATTTGAGACATCATAAAGGTGCGGAAGAGCATTGAACATGGAGTTTTGCTTTTGTAGAAAATCTTTATTTTAAGCCTTTTTAAGCCAAACATacgaagagaaaagaaaaaccagtaaaccaaaaaattttcagagCGAAGTTAAAAGGAGTACGTAAGTGATAGAACAAATTTCCACTGTTGTTGTATGTCTATAGGGAAGCTCTGTCACTTTTTGgctcttccttttcatttttctttagtAGGCATAAAAAAACGAGACGGAGAGTAAAACTTTACAATATATATTCATAAAAAttcattaagaaaaaagtacaaTTGTTCGATCCTTTTCgatatatatgtatatatatatgagtGTGTGTGTTTGTTCGCATACGTGCTAAACTCACAAAGGCAACTCTATGTCAACTCAGCTTGCCCATTCCTATTTATTGATTCATTGGAGGAGGCGAGTCTTATATTTTTAGTTCACTGATATACATAACCTGCGTGCCCCTTAAAAAGACATCGTTATTAAACTTGTTTAGTAGGTTATTCTTATTACTTTCGTAATGTTCGGTAGCACTCGATAGAGCAACATTCATGAAACCATCAATAGATTCCAATCTTCCGCTATAGATTAAGCCCGAGGCAAGTTTGACGTTTACTGTCTTGCCGATAATATCAGAGAGAAATTCCGTAGTAACGCTGCCCTCTGTAGAAGCTTTTCCTGACATTGTTAATTTTCTCTGCTTGTTATGCCTATGCTATGCGATGTCATATTTTCTGGTTAATACGGCGTCTTGTGCATAATTGAATGTGTTGTTACAACGTTGCTTATTTGGCATTGTACACGAGGAGGTTGCCCCCGGGTAAAGTGTTTAATATAGAAATACCATATGGAACCAGCTAAAGGTTAAGGCTCACAGCAGTAGGAACATttgttttccatttctaACTTGGTGAATTAGCCACTGTGATATTCAGTTCACGCTCCTTTAATTGTGATTCATCCAATGTTTAGCTTCAGTAACTGTTGATTTTACTGATTAACGCACGTCAATTTAGTTTCCCATTCGGGTAAACAGTATGAGGTCgagaaatgaaaattggCATTCCCTGGAGAATGTTAGCCAAAAGCTAAGGCAACTACCCTGGTAATTAACATTTTGGTTCTGCATACTTGGCGTTTTTAATTctcatttttattattgagACTTCACCATACTTCTAACAAATTGAAGTATAACCTAGCATTTCAAGGCCTAGgagattttgatgaaaaaatatgccAGTTGACCCTATTAATAATCAACCGCCTTCGTGTGTGAGATGCAACAAATCAATCGCATCTAGCCAGGTATACGAGTTAGAAAGTAAAAAGTGGCATGACCAATGCTTTACATGCTACAAATgtaacaaaaaattgaatgcagattctgattttttggttctAGATATAGGTACATTAATTTGCTACGACTGCTCAGATAAATGTACAAGCTGTGGAGACAAAATAGACGACACGGCAATTATACTGCCCTCCTCAAACGAGGCCTACTGTTCTAATTGTTTTAGATGTTGTAGGTGCAGCAAGCGTATAAAAAACTTGAAGTACGCAAAGACAAAACGAGGACTATGTTGTATGGATTGTCACGAGaagttgttgaaaaagaaacagcTATTACTAGAAAAGCAAACAAAAGATTCGCCGAGAGATGATTTTTCCATGAAGCTTCCCGAAAGATCAGTTAAAAGGCCTTTGTCGCCCACCAGAATGAATGGTAAATCAAATGTCAGTATAAATAACGCCGCGATAAACCAGAACCTTGTAGGCTCGCATGAAGGACAACAGCTCACTCCACAAGTTTTAGTCTCACAAGAAAGAGATGAATCATCGTCGAATGTAagtaatgataatgacaacAGCAATGATGGGGAGGAAAGATCTTCCCACGCAAGGACAGTTTCTATTGACGACATTCTGAATTCTACTTTGGAACACGATAGTAATAGTATTGAAGAGCAGAGTTTGGTGGATAATGAGGACTACGTCAATAAAATGGGTGAAGATGTGACTTATAGGCTGTTAAAGCCTCACAGAGCTAATCAGAATTCTACAGTGGTAAAGGATCCTAAAACTCCGAATTCGAACTCCAATGCAAATAGATTCTATTCAATATATGATAAAGAAGAGACTGACAGAGACGATGCTGACGGTAAAGAGAATGAAGGCATAGTCAATACACCCAGAAATAGCACTGATAAAATCACAAGTCCTTTGAACAGCCCTATGGCTGTGCAAATGAACGAAGAAGTCGAGCCTCCTCATGGATTAGCATTAAATTTATCAGATACtagcaaagaaaacaacaaactCCCTCAAGGTATGCAAACGTTAACTTCCAAATCCATGAATCATATTTCCCCTGTTGCAAGAACAGATACTGTGGAAATGAAATCGTCTACATCTTCATTTACATTGCGTGTGTCTGATAATGGAAGTTCCAGTAGACCTCAAACATCAGACAACTTACAGGCGCACAAAAAAGTAGCGCCGTCACCAAACAAAAAGCTTTCAAgatcattttctttaaagtccaaaaattttgttcaCAACCTGAAAAGTAAAACCTCGGAAATGCTGGACTCAAAGCATCCTCATCATAATGCTTCAATACAGGAATCGGACACTCATTCTGGCTGGGGTGTTTCCTCTACTCATACAAACataagaaaatcaaaaaccaaaaaaaatccagtATCAAGAGGCCAAAGTGACAGTACGATATATAATACTATACCACAACATGATAATTTTACGGTGCCAGAGTTTAATCACAAAAAAGCGCAAAGCAGCCTTGGAAATATACccaaaaagcaaaattctAACGACTTGGCCGCTAACAGACGTATAAATGGCTCGTTTCCAAGTTCAAGCTCGGGGCAGCATATAGCGATGTTCCGTACGCCGCCTTTAGAATCAGGCCCCTTGTTCAAGAGACCATCTCTGTCGTCTGAATCCACACACCACAGATCTTCTAGCTTACAGACATCAAGATCCACCAACGCATTGTTGGAAGACGATTCCACGAAAGTGGATGCTACCGATGAAAATGCCACAAGTTTGGAAAAGGATTTTTACTTTACAGAGTTGACTTTAAGGAAGTTAAAATTAGACGTGAGGGAACTAGAAGGcacgaagaaaaaattgttgcAAGACGTGGAAAATCTTAGATTAGCGAAAGAGAGACTGTTAAATGATGTTGACTATTTGACAAGAGAGAAGGACAAACAATCGGCATCGTCCCGGGAGTCCTtggaacaaaaagaaaacaatgtAACAGTAATTGGAGTAAAGTCACCAAATGCAAATTCCGACAGAAAAGGGAGCATATCTAATGCCAGTCCTAAACCACGATTCTGGAAAATATTTTCCAGCGCTAAAGACCACCAGCCAGGCGACCTGGAATCTCAGCAGCGTTCGCCAAATTCATCTTCAAGTGGAATGACAAATATGGCCCagaaagaaatatcaaCACCCAAATTAATTCGGGCACACGATGAGTTGCCTTCACCAGGTAAAGCACCACTATCACCAAGCCCAAAGAAATTAGATTATACCCCTGATGGTTCGCATTTATATGGATCATCACTACAAGCTCGGTGTGCGTATGAAAGAAGTACTGTTCCAATGATTATTGAGTGCTGCATTGACCACATTGAAACAGATGATGTAGGACTGAACATGGAAGGCTTATACAGGAAGTCGGGCTCGCAAACTTTGGTTGAGgagattgaaaatgaattcGCTCAGAATAATTCTTTACATGGTGATAGGTTGAGTCCCAAATTGAACGCTTTACTGAATCAAGATATTCATGCAGTTGCCAGCGTATTAAAACGATATTTGAGAAAACTACCAGATCCagttttatcattttccatATACGATCCCTTGATAGATCTAGTTAGAAGTAATCAACTAATTGAAAGGCTACCATTAAACAGCGGCGACTTCCTGGATTCGCCACAGAAAATGACTTTTTATGAAACGGTCCTCAAAAACCTGcatgaaattttcaatattctACCCGTAGAGCATCAGGAAGTGCTGAAGGTGTTGGCAGCACATATCGACAAAGTGCGAAGGTACAGTGAAAGGAATTTGATGAACTTACATAATTTATCGTTAGTTTTTGCACCAAGTCTAATCCACGACCTTGACGGTGAAAAGGATATTGTGGACATGAAGGAGAGGAATTATGTTGTGGAATTTATACTCGGGAACTATAGAGACATATTTAAGCAGACATAATATAGATctgcaaaaaataaataaacataGGATAgattaaataaaaaaaatcgtatggaaaagaataaagcaGGACATCGCTCAATGTATATTCGTTAGCTCAGAGTGTGAAAAGGTGGcaacttttttgtttccaacCCGCAACAAGTGTTCAATTGTAGTGAAGTCTCTTCTCGGTAAATTTCTATACTTCCCAAATTCTTCATGAATATAATTCACAAAATTGGTttgattttcctttggTTTTGTATGGGCCGTCCGTATGGAAGCCCTGTAGAGGTGTAGGACCTCCTTTTGTAACCCGCTTAGTCTCTTAGGCATATTCTTGGTATTGcgcttcttcttcttattGTGTATTTAAGTTATATAgtttttgttgaagatgatttggagaatccccttttttcttcggCTTTGCTAGGTTGACATTCGCCAATTTTAATAAAGTTTAAACTGGTTCGTTCCCCGAAGACCAAGAAAAGTAGGAAAGAAAGCTTAGAACAACGTCTCAGCCGAAGTTCGACTCTTGTACACCTTAGGTAGCTTCCTTTGATAGCCTATATGATGTTTGAAGTAGTCTTCCTACACTGCTTGAACCTTTGCGCACCTTCTCCAAAAGTGTCGGTTACCTACCGAGGGGATAACCGTGGATAGCCGCCATTTGCCGAGATTGCAGAGGTAATATTGAGTGTTTGCCGTGCTTTTGTGCGGCGGAGATTTGATGGCTTCGGTAAGTGACGGTACGTAATAGGTTAGTGGCATCTTATTTATTGTGTTGAATAAAGTTTAAGATATAAACTGGACTTGATTGCGCCGACATTTCAGCAACAGCTCAAgtctaatttttttctccccAGGTGCTGTctatatttatttttatataaaacaTAATAAACTAATCAGTACTCTCAGCTTAATACACAATACAAGTTGACCTACCTTCTGTGAAGTTTATTTAAgagataacaaaaaaaatcctctAAACATGGCACCTGTTACAATTGAGAAATTCGTGAATCAAGAAGAACCGCATCTTGTTTCCAATCATTCACCAACAATTCCGTTTGGTGAATACATATTTAAAAGATTACTGTCCATCGGTACGAAGTCTGTTTTTGGTGTTCCCGGTGATTTCAACCTATCACTATTAGAATATCTATATTCGCCCGATGTTGAATCAGCTGGTCTGAGATGGGTCGGCACCTGTAATGAACTAAATGCTGCTTATGCTGCTGATGGGTATTCTCGTTATTCTAATAAGATTGGCTGTTTAATCACCACGTATGGCGTGGGTGAGCTGAGCGCCCTGAATGGTATAGCCGGCTCATTTGCTGAAAATGTCAAAGTTTTGCACATTGTTGGTGTGGCCAAGTCCATAGATTCGCGTTCGAATAATTTTAGAGATCGGAATCTGCATCATTTGGTCCCACAGTTACATGATTCAAATTTTAAAGGGCCAAATCATAAAGTATATCATGATATGATAAAAGATAGAGTTGCTTGCTCGGTGGCTTACCTGGAAGACATTGAAACTGCATGTGACCGACTCGATGATGTTATCCGCGACATTTATAAATATTCTAAACCTGGTTATCTTTTTGTTCCTGCAGATTTTGCGGATATGTCGGTTGCATGTGATAATTTGGTTGATATTCCACATATATCTCAACAGGACTGTATAGTATACCCTTCTGAAACTCAATTGTTCGACATAATCGACAAGATTACTAGTTGGGTATATTCCAGTAAAACACCTGCGATCCTTGGAGACGTACTAACGGATAGATATGATGTGAGTAACATTCTGAACCAACTTATCTACAAAACTGGgatttggaatttttcCACTGTTATGGGAAAATCTGTAATTGATGAATCAAACCCAACTTATATGGGTCAGTATAACGGTAAGGAAGGTTTGAAACAAGTCTATGAACATTTTGAACTATGCGACTTGGTCTTACATTTTGGAGTTGACATCAACGAAATCAACAATGGACATTATACCTTTACTTACAAACCAAATGCTAAAATTATTCAGTTTCATCCGAATTATATTCGCTTCGTTGACACTAAACATGGTAATGagcaaatttttgaaggaatCAACTTTGCACCTGTTTTAAAGGAACTGTACAAACGCATTGACGTTTCcagattttctttgcaataTGATTCAAATGTAACTCCATATACGAACGAAACAATGCAATTAAAAGATCCTACCAATGATCAATCAAGCATTATTACACAAGTTCACTTACAAAAGACGATGCCTGGATTTCTGAACCCTGGTGATGTTGTAGTTTGTGAAACTGgctcttttcaattctcTGTTCGTGATTTCGCATTCCCTACGCAACTAAAATATATATCACAaggtttttttctttccattgGCATGGCTCTTCCCGCGGCTCTAGGTGTTGGGATTGCCATGCAAGATCATTTAAACGCACACATCGATGGTGGTAACATAAACGAGGGCTACAAGCCAAGACTAATTTTGTTTGAAGGTGACGGTGCTGCACAGATGACAATCCAAGAACTGAGCACCATTCTGAAGTGCAATATTCCACTAGAAATTATCATTTGGAACAATAACGGTTACACTATTGAAAGAGCCATCATGGGTCCTACCAGGTCCTATAACGATATTATGTCTTGGAAATGGACCAAATTATTTGAAGCATTCGGAGACTTCGATGGGAAGTACACCAGCAGCACTGTCATTGAGTGTCCCTCCAAATTAGCACTGAAGCTGAAAGAGCTTAGGAATTCAAACAGAAGAGACCGGATAGAACTTTTAGAAGTCAAATTAGGTGTATTGGACTTCCCCGAACAGCTAAAGTGCATGGTGGAAGCGGCTGCactcaaaagaaataaaaaataagaacTTGTAGTCACAACTATAAAACAGTACCATTTACGATTTGTTTATTGTTTATCTATACATAAAAAAGCTCTACATGACTATATTTACGAAGTAAGTTCATATATTAAACCTGCCTCTATCATTATTACTGTAAGCGTTCCCTATCCTGTGCACCAGCGGTTTTTTCGCGACGATGCAGGGGCGGGGCGGCGTGTTGTTTTTCCACAGCTTTCGACTCACCAACTGAATTACTATAAAAGGCCGCCAAATTTTTCCTCGGCTACTTTTTCCgtttgtcttttttctgTCATTTTTCTCCTTGCATTGTGCATTATCTTTT includes these proteins:
- the ATP17 gene encoding F1F0 ATP synthase subunit f (Subunit f of the F0 sector of mitochondrial F1F0 ATP synthase~similar to YDR377W); translation: MIFKRAVSTLIPPKVVSSKNIGSAPNAKRIANVVHFYKSLPQGPAPAVKANTRLGRYKTKYFDGDNASGKPLWHFALGIIAFGYSMEYYFHLRHHKGAEEH
- the LSM6 gene encoding U4/U6-U5 snRNP complex subunit LSM6 (Lsm (Like Sm) protein~similar to YDR378C); this translates as MSGKASTEGSVTTEFLSDIIGKTVNVKLASGLIYSGRLESIDGFMNVALSSATEHYESNKNNLLNKFNNDVFLRGTQVMYISELKI
- the SDH6 gene encoding Sdh6p (similar to YDR379C); translated protein: MPKRLSGLQKEVLHLYRASIRTAHTKPKENQTNFVNYIHEEFGKYRNLPRRDFTTIEHLLRVGNKKVATFSHSELTNIH
- the RGA2 gene encoding GTPase-activating protein RGA2 (GTPase-activating protein for polarity-establishment protein Cdc42p~similar to YDR379W), translating into MPVDPINNQPPSCVRCNKSIASSQVYELESKKWHDQCFTCYKCNKKLNADSDFLVLDIGTLICYDCSDKCTSCGDKIDDTAIILPSSNEAYCSNCFRCCRCSKRIKNLKYAKTKRGLCCMDCHEKLLKKKQLLLEKQTKDSPRDDFSMKLPERSVKRPLSPTRMNGKSNVSINNAAINQNLVGSHEGQQLTPQVLVSQERDESSSNVSNDNDNSNDGEERSSHARTVSIDDILNSTLEHDSNSIEEQSLVDNEDYVNKMGEDVTYRLLKPHRANQNSTVVKDPKTPNSNSNANRFYSIYDKEETDRDDADGKENEGIVNTPRNSTDKITSPLNSPMAVQMNEEVEPPHGLALNLSDTSKENNKLPQGMQTLTSKSMNHISPVARTDTVEMKSSTSSFTLRVSDNGSSSRPQTSDNLQAHKKVAPSPNKKLSRSFSLKSKNFVHNLKSKTSEMLDSKHPHHNASIQESDTHSGWGVSSTHTNIRKSKTKKNPVSRGQSDSTIYNTIPQHDNFTVPEFNHKKAQSSLGNIPKKQNSNDLAANRRINGSFPSSSSGQHIAMFRTPPLESGPLFKRPSLSSESTHHRSSSLQTSRSTNALLEDDSTKVDATDENATSLEKDFYFTELTLRKLKLDVRELEGTKKKLLQDVENLRLAKERLLNDVDYLTREKDKQSASSRESLEQKENNVTVIGVKSPNANSDRKGSISNASPKPRFWKIFSSAKDHQPGDLESQQRSPNSSSSGMTNMAQKEISTPKLIRAHDELPSPGKAPLSPSPKKLDYTPDGSHLYGSSLQARCAYERSTVPMIIECCIDHIETDDVGLNMEGLYRKSGSQTLVEEIENEFAQNNSLHGDRLSPKLNALLNQDIHAVASVLKRYLRKLPDPVLSFSIYDPLIDLVRSNQLIERLPLNSGDFLDSPQKMTFYETVLKNLHEIFNILPVEHQEVLKVLAAHIDKVRRYSERNLMNLHNLSLVFAPSLIHDLDGEKDIVDMKERNYVVEFILGNYRDIFKQT